The genomic interval gttacatatatacaaaaaaatcatgcCTGAGCTTACGTGTTCGGTGTTTTAGTATCTACGTTAAAttaatggttttaattttttaaccgATTTATTTGCCTTAAACAAAGGGTGGTTCTGTCATACTAATGTCAGGAGTCTCAGGATTATGATGCGTGTTCGTGCAATACTTTTTAATCAGATAGTTTGAATTAAATCTGTAAACTTTACCATCTACCATGGTTTTAAACCACAACAAAGACCTTAGCTGGATGAAAATAGCTGGcgcaaatatttcaacatcaTGTTCAAATGTCGGACGAGAATTTAAAAGGTAAGAGCAGATAGCTTcatctataaaataaaatcaattatatatatatatatatgtgtgtgtgtaacTATttgttaaaagataaaatgtcatttttttattatttgtgaaACCAAAGTGtgtaattactaattattATGGTAGTTTCATATGTCGTCTAATTATATgcttaaataaattacttctTAATTTTCAGGTTTCTTGTCAGCGCAAAACCTTCAAGACTTGCGTTTATTTTCATCTTAATATTACTACTGTTTCACTTCATTACAAGCCACCTTAATTCACAACTTGGTCAACTTTATTCGAAGACGGATTCATCACCTGACACTTCGTAcaggtttaaaaacattttgtttatgtttatttcctttaaaataatcgccgtagcacagttggttggTGCGTCTGCCCCGAACCAAAGGGTAATGCGTTCAAGGCTCATCATAGGCCTATATTATGACTGCTGAAACTtgctaaataataaacatattgttttaacttattttatttctaggCTGCGagatttaaaacacattgatGAATTAAAAAGAATCAAACGTTCAATTTCAAATGAGTTAAGAAATTTGGAAAGTAAAAGAAATCGAATGCAGGTTGATTTGGTTTTTTCAACTGTTTTCTCACTAactgaaattaatttttagttcAATACATTAGAAATAAGTTAATTTGGCATACTTTAGTTAATTTGGCATTCCAGGGTTAGATTTCAATAAAACATCTCCCTTTTGAAACAGTGTTAATTTTGCAACTACCCAATTGCCTGGTCCTGGTGCGTAACCACCAGATCTGCTCAGGTtgaattcaattttaaaataataaacacaatcCCTTAAACCGATTCAAATGTTGcccaatttatttataaccagTTTATCTTGTTAAGGATGaaattttattgcaacaaGAAAGACACATGTCGTTTgaacaaactgttaaaaaagcTGAAGCTGAAGTGGAATTGTTAAAAAGAAGAATTATACAGGTATACAGGAAAATACCATAGTATACAGTATACACACTACACTAGAACCATGAACATAAGTGAAATATCAGACCAGAGTTTCCTAAACTATGTGGcacaattttattatttcagcATCCTCTCtacacaagtttttttttgttcgcATGCTCCTTTAACTTttcataatgtttatatatatagtggtttcttatattgtaaaaacatttggCATGAGTTGATTTTAAACGAAATGACACATGATTTCACTgtcttttgtaaaattaatttgtatatTCAGTTAAAAACTGAGCAAAAAGAAGTTGAGAAGCCAAAGATGGCTGCACCAGCTCGTCTGCTGGCATCGGAAGAATCTAATATTGTTCTTACACCTCCTACGATGCATTATAAGtatgataatttttaaaaataattgaaatgtaatctatatataataagtGTAAGTGTTAATGCTTCATACTGCAGATGCCAAATGCACAACTGTTTCGATTATTCAAGGTGCTCACTCACTTCCCAATTCCCAGTTTACGTTTATTCAGAAAATACAGGTGATTTGCTACATCTATTTACCTCTTCAACCTAAACCTTTTATTGTTAAACGTATAAAGATATAAAAGTTGAAATTCATTTCGCTTTGTTATAATTTGCTTCTTGCATTTTACCGACTGCTTTCCTAGCAGTAGTTTGGTAGTTTTGCAtgaatatatagtttataaaaatggtATATCATCCATCATAGTGTGTTATTTGCAAGTTCCTTTAAGTTGCCATTTCATAATTCACTGCTTGCATAAGCTCTGTTTAATTTAGGAAATTCTCCATTCGACGTAACTTCGTTTGTCAAAGAATCAACAAGAGATGCATTCTCTGCGAGTCACTATCTCACAAATGACCCAAACACTGCTTGCTTGTATATCGCTGTGCTTGGTGAGGTAGAAACAATTGCTGGTGGTGAGACGTTAATTTACGTTTCTACTTTGATAAAAAGAAACCAGAACCCCAAAATTTCGTAGCATTTTGGGGTTTAATCTAGAACAGCGGTTCCCAAACTCTCCTAAAAATTTTGCCTGGTGGACCCTTTGCAATTGTTTTGATTTCACAGCCCTATAAAATCAAAGAATGCTATAGGAAATATGTAAAAACCACACTAATGAAAGAAAAGGCAAAAACTATCAAATACAGTTAGCTGTTTAATGGGATTGGGTGCACTTGTTTTGCTGCAATTAACTCATCAATGTTTGGGTTGGTTTTGAATCACAATCATTGCTTCATTGCCGACCATCTGAAACTGCTATAGGAACCCCAGTTGGTCGGTGGACCTAAGTTTGGGAACCGCTGATCTAGAACATAAACTTATGTTTCtactttgataaaaaatgaGATCTGTAGcattttaaatcatatttttcacCAGCAAACGCTAAACCGGGGATTTCAACTGATTCAATCTCCAACTGGTTCAGATCCCTGGCATACTGGCGTGGTGATGGTAGAAACCATCTCCTCGTGTATTTCTCGCACCATTCAACCATCCAAAACCCACTTCTTGGTGCAAATACTGGTCGGGCAATTGTGGCACAAACTAACTTTGAAAGAAACCAGTTCCGAACAAGCTTTGACATTGTGGTTCCTTTCCTTCCATCTGTTCGAACAAGTAACTATTATTATGGTGTTAATCTAGATTGGGTCTTCATTaactttgtaaacaaatattgcaTTATCAGTCACATTTCTAAAACCCCCTGAACGCACTCTTAAATGTGCAACTTTACTCTTGTGTTTCTGTTTGTTGAACTGGAAGGCCCTCTCCCTAATTTCAAActgaacaaaacaaacacatttgTAATTTACTTTGATTAATAAGAATGCATGGATGTCCTAAATGACAAACATATAGGAAAACTCAGGAAAGAATTCCTAAgtaatataacaattttaaggTGGTGATACAGGAAAAAAGTAGGAaatcaaattgttttattctcttcAGCTCTTAATGCTGTTTTCTGTTGTAGTGCCAATTTAACAAAACCTTATcgacaaattttaataaaacctggTATTCAAACATGTCCCAtgctgtggcacagtggtttAGGCCCCTGGGATGTTggacaagacacctaacgggcGTTGTTTCTAAATCCTTGATAAGGACATCACCCAGAAAGCATAGAGTAGAATAGAAATTCAgtcattatgtttaaaaattgtaattttactCTTTCAGCCATTCCTCCTCTACCACGTGATGCAGAGTCTGATTTTGAGAACaaagattttacaaattatgatCAAAAGTTAGAAGATGTTTTACCACACATGGTTAGTAATGTACATTGTTATTCTTTATTCTTATCTCATgtcaaatatatatgtataacaaAAAGTTGATGTTCATTCTCTTCTTCCCAATTAGTTTTAGTAGGAAGTCAgcagatattttataaaaaatgttgtttgtaaTTATGTCACATTCTTTTCCCCTCGTATCACTCacatgtaaaatttattattaacaatttttggtGCAGCAActaatcttaaaaaaatgtgtctaGGTGCTGTAATGTGGTAGCACTTTCTCTTTTAATAGCAGGTCTGCATAATATGcagaaaagtaaaaactaacAAAGTTGGGGCTgaccacaaaataaaaaaccaTAACTATATGTAGTAAAGTTAGAGATTCTAAAAGTAtgaattcaaaatttttacatGTCTATAATCTGCAACCTGTGAACcataacattaatatattCTCAGATTCCAGCTATGAGAGAATATACTTTATCCTTCCAAGGTCAGTGGGCAACAGATTACAACCAAGAAGCTGATGACGGTATGTGCTGTTCATGCTATACATAATCATAACTTTTAATACATATGTTTCAACTACCACTGTACAAAGTGTGATAAAGGTGTTTAACCTTAATTATATCATTACCATAACATGCTTGTGTTTTGTTACAGAAATTGtgtgtttatgttataatgaaACAAGCCTatagtaaggatctggtgctccaacatattgtgtaataaaaaaaaaatatatatatatatatattccgcATAAATtacatcgtcagtctcttttTCAAATAGAACTATGgggtatataaaataaacatacaaacttATACTAAGGATTTGATCTACGTAagcgtaacagacaaaaacctccaaccaattgtaaaataaaagatatatatatatataatatatatattaatatatatatatttcctaaAATTGGCATCTTCAGTCTCCTATTCATAttgaactatatatatataaaaataaatatacaagtcCATAGTAGTTTAGTTTTGTTCTTAGCAATGCCAAAGCATTCAAACCACCACATTCttgacacataatatcaaCTTTCCACAGGCTTACCTCCAAGAACTGACAGTGAATTCCACCCACTGTTGATGGAGAATATCAATTTAATGACAGAATCAAAAATTCATGGAACTTTTTTCCTTCAAACTCAATGTTCAGAAGAAAGATTTGTCACTCCTGGTTATAGGTCGCTGATTACTTGTTTATGTTGATGTTATCTAGCTGTCAGTTTCATATGTACATAAACAAGTGTATacaattacattattttaacttttatttaatgtttggtttattaaagttaaagaaaTGACCGTAATATTTCTAAACATCTTACCATGTTCATAATTACCTTTCTTTAGGTTTATAACGCTATTGCAGACTTGTAGTCAAATAGTTCCTATTTCAATTGTAATTTGTTCTCCATACAAATGCAtctgtttaacaaaaatgcacaagaaaacattaaaaatatttaaattatttttttcttaaagttCGGAATGGTCTCTCTGTGGCACGGCAAGTGATCGTCTTTCTGTTCTCTCTCGATCCACGTTTGTCCTCCTCCTCCCTGCAGAAGATCACTCTGTTCTTCTTTCAACATCCATCTTTATGACGAGGCTCTCAGAAGCTCTTCAGTCTGGAGCAATCCCCGTCATCCTCGGGACTCATGTTCTCATGCCACTCCATGAGTTTATATCTTGGGAGAAAGCTGCAATAATCTTACCACAGGTAAGAGATGTAGACCGAACTAAGGATTGTTTAATAACTTAGTTgaacataaattataatttatgtcATAAATTGCACGAGgtataaaacaatgttttgttcaagTAAAACATGCCAATTTACTTACGTATACAAAAGGTTAACGCATCTCTTAGTTGTTTTGTGTTCATTTACGTAGTTATATGGCAAAGTGTTTTCATTTAAGCTTTAAACAAAAACCCTAATtaatataagaaaatagaaaccGTGTTTTCCGTATTAAATTGCTCACAATCTTATCTTCTAGGCACGAGTCACAGAGCTTCCGTTCCTTCTCTCCAACATCCCACATCCGGAAGTGATCTCCCTCCGAAGGCAAGGACGATTTTTGTACGAAACTTACCTCTCAAGTCAAGCGCAAGTTGTTGAATCACTGCTGGCTGTTGTTAGGACTCGACTGCAGATTCCACCAATACCTGTTGCAGATGTTATGAGGTAGGAAATGTGTGGAATTAGACATGTTTGTAGATAAATTGCATAACTGCTTAATATAGCAGTTTAGAGgccttatttttaaacacagtaTTTTATCACATTTGGATCACAGTATTTTGCCGTTCCTTTTAATTAGTGCATATCTGCTATGTTCACTATGTTCGCTATGTCCTCAATAttcgctatgtccactatgtagtgaatattgtggacatagccgATATAGCGGACATGGTGGACATGCGCTGATTAAAGGGACCTGTATTttactaattataaaactgcaagTTTTCTTCTTACTCTACGCCCAGTTAAAGGAAGAGAAATTTCGAAAAACTAATACTAAGGATTTCTTTTTACCAGTGATGTGGTGCCTCACTCAAGTTACCCGGTTGAAAACCATGAAGTATCGCCTGGTGACGCTGAAACTGAGTTCGGTATGCCTCCTGTTGAGGAAGCAACCAGTTCACCAAGATTTACACGAAACTACACGTCTGTTACGCTTGATTCGCATGAGATGTGGAACAAAATACCTGGACCCTTCCACCTCTATCCATTTACTCCCAATGATCGACTTTTACCAACCGACGCACAGTTTATAGGTGAATTATGGCATTTCTTTATTACTGTcctaaattaaaaagtacatttttgGGGCCGAA from Ciona intestinalis chromosome 2, KH, whole genome shotgun sequence carries:
- the LOC100184170 gene encoding exostosin-like 3 isoform X2; translation: MVLNHNKDLSWMKIAGANISTSCSNVGREFKRFLVSAKPSRLAFIFILILLLFHFITSHLNSQLGQLYSKTDSSPDTSYRLRDLKHIDELKRIKRSISNELRNLESKRNRMQDEILLQQERHMSFEQTVKKAEAEVELLKRRIIQLKTEQKEVEKPKMAAPARLLASEESNIVLTPPTMHYKCQMHNCFDYSRCSLTSQFPVYVYSENTGNSPFDVTSFVKESTRDAFSASHYLTNDPNTACLYIAVLGEVETIAGANAKPGISTDSISNWFRSLAYWRGDGRNHLLVYFSHHSTIQNPLLGANTGRAIVAQTNFERNQFRTSFDIVVPFLPSVRTTIPPLPRDAESDFENKDFTNYDQKLEDVLPHMIPAMREYTLSFQGQWATDYNQEADDGLPPRTDSEFHPLLMENINLMTESKIHGTFFLQTQCSEERFVTPGYSSEWSLCGTASDRLSVLSRSTFVLLLPAEDHSVLLSTSIFMTRLSEALQSGAIPVILGTHVLMPLHEFISWEKAAIILPQARVTELPFLLSNIPHPEVISLRRQGRFLYETYLSSQAQVVESLLAVVRTRLQIPPIPVADVMSDVVPHSSYPVENHEVSPGDAETEFGMPPVEEATSSPRFTRNYTSVTLDSHEMWNKIPGPFHLYPFTPNDRLLPTDAQFIGSSNGFRPIGGGEGGTGKVYQESLGGNSQWEQFTIVMLTYKREEVLLQAVERLIGLPHLNKIVVVWNSPEPPGPELHWPDIGASVVVVHPEKNSLNNRFVPWSEVETEAVLSIDDDAHLRHDEILFGFRVWRESRDRVVGFPGRFHAWDPRSGGWAYNSNHTCELSMVLTGAAFFHKVRFEIAPWFSGLGACIETKVSMVRCSAAVLKLIGVCIPGQDT
- the LOC100184170 gene encoding exostosin-like 3 isoform X1, with product MVLNHNKDLSWMKIAGANISTSCSNVGREFKRFLVSAKPSRLAFIFILILLLFHFITSHLNSQLGQLYSKTDSSPDTSYRLRDLKHIDELKRIKRSISNELRNLESKRNRMQDEILLQQERHMSFEQTVKKAEAEVELLKRRIIQLKTEQKEVEKPKMAAPARLLASEESNIVLTPPTMHYKCQMHNCFDYSRCSLTSQFPVYVYSENTGNSPFDVTSFVKESTRDAFSASHYLTNDPNTACLYIAVLGEVETIAGANAKPGISTDSISNWFRSLAYWRGDGRNHLLVYFSHHSTIQNPLLGANTGRAIVAQTNFERNQFRTSFDIVVPFLPSVRTTIPPLPRDAESDFENKDFTNYDQKLEDVLPHMIPAMREYTLSFQGQWATDYNQEADDGLPPRTDSEFHPLLMENINLMTESKIHGTFFLQTQCSEERFVTPGYSSEWSLCGTASDRLSVLSRSTFVLLLPAEDHSVLLSTSIFMTRLSEALQSGAIPVILGTHVLMPLHEFISWEKAAIILPQARVTELPFLLSNIPHPEVISLRRQGRFLYETYLSSQAQVVESLLAVVRTRLQIPPIPVADVMSDVVPHSSYPVENHEVSPGDAETEFGMPPVEEATSSPRFTRNYTSVTLDSHEMWNKIPGPFHLYPFTPNDRLLPTDAQFIGSSNGFRPIGGGEGGTGKVYQESLGGNSQWEQFTIVMLTYKREEVLLQAVERLIGLPHLNKIVVVWNSPEPPGPELHWPDIGASVVVVHPEKNSLNNRFVPWSEVETEAVLSIDDDAHLRHDEILFGFRVWRESRDRVVGFPGRFHAWDPRSGGWAYNSNHTCELSMVLTGAAFFHKYYMYLYTNWMPAAVRAIVDEYMNCEDIAMNFLVSHITRKPPVKVTSRWTFRCPGCPVALSQSQEHFEERHRCINQFVKIFGYMPLVYTQFRVDSILFKTRLPHDKQKCFKFI